Proteins from a genomic interval of Maniola hyperantus chromosome 1, iAphHyp1.2, whole genome shotgun sequence:
- the LOC117997274 gene encoding uncharacterized protein, whose translation MFLQGRVIIVWLSWLIGGVCGVVILLIIICYCRLMPRHQKSFDEQYLKDHYTIKEGQGYTSQENYRLKHTEVQVQRHTRPASYAGDAECRRQREPARAQTHCYVNRVPDAAREHAVQYASSGMLDEMEGAASIDALKTRSLPAFLRPKPRPLSTEDDLHQLYAKVNLSKKYKNRMRSEHAAIIALSKSHSQFFDADAVIVYDQRTAL comes from the exons atgtttcTGCAG GGTCGCGTTATAATTGTTTGGTTATCTTGGCTTATTGGTGGCGTTTGTGGTGTTGTTATTCTGTTGATTATTATATGTTACTGCCGCCTAATGCCGCGTCACCAGAAATCTTTCG acgaGCAATATCTCAAAGACCATTACACAATAAAGGAAGGGCAGGGGTACACGAGCCAGGAGAACTATAGGCTCAAACACACGGAGGTTCAAGTGCAGCGCCACACGCGGCCGGCCAGCTACGCCGGTGATGCGGAGTGTCGGCGACAGAGGGAGCCGGCCCGCGCACAGACTCACTGCTACGTCAACAGAGTACCCGACGCGGCCAGAGAACACGCAGTGCAGTACGCGTCCAGTGGCA TGCTTGACGAGATGGAGGGAGCGGCCAGCATCGACGCGCTGAAGACGCGCTCGCTGCCCGCCTTCCTGCGCCCCAAGCCGCGTCCGCTCTCCACCGAAGACGATCTTCATCAACTCTATGCGAAG GTGAACCTCAGCAAAAAGTACAAGAACCGCATGCGCAGTGAGCACGCGGCCATCATCGCCCTCAGCAAGTCGCACAGCCAGTTCTTCGACGCGGACGCCGTCATCGTGTACGATCAACGTACCGCTCTGTAG
- the LOC117997117 gene encoding lysosomal phospholipase A and acyltransferase-like, giving the protein MSDIKWYFFLVLIFCLLARNSLGLSPVIMIPGDGGSQLEAKLNKTNVVHYICAKTSTDYYNIWLNLELLVPFVIDCWVDNLKLQYDNVTRTTSDPPGVDIRVPGWGNPEPVEWLDPSHDSAGAYFNAIGDALVKIGHVRNVSLRGAPYDFRRAPNENGEFFVKLKTLVEETYTMNNKSAVTLLVHSMGGSMGLHFLRLQTQSWKDQYIRRMISLSTPWGGAVKALKVFAIGDDLGSLMLSQSTMRAEQITCPSLAWLLPSPNFWKPSEVLVQTDKFNYTLNDLEKLFNDLDVPNAWEMRKDTEKYSRDFTAPGVELHCVYGYNISTVERLVYKPGTWLDGSPTLQSGDGDGTVNLRSLSACERWGKRRRGVSLNKRPIKSVPLAGAEHIKILHDPRVTDYITTVMKND; this is encoded by the exons atgTCCGATATAAAATGGTATTTTTTCTTAGTGCTAATATTTTGCTTATTGGCTCGTAACTCGTTGGGTTTATCGCCGGTTATTATGA TACCAGGTGATGGTGGCAGCCAGTTAGAAGCTAAGCTGAACAAGACTAATGTGGTCCATTACATATGCGCGAAGACCTCCACAGACTACTACAACATATGGCTCAACCTCGAGCTCCTAGTACCCTTCGTCATAGATTGCTGGGTGGACAACCTGAAGCTACAATATGACAACGTCACTAGAACAACCAGTGATCCTCCTGGAGTGGATATCCGGGTTCCGGGATGGGGTAACCCTGAACCAGTCGAGTGGTTGGATCCGTCCCATGATTCTGCTGGGGCGTACTTTAATGCTATCGGAGATGCTCTAGTCAAGATTGGTCATGTGAGGAATGTGTCATTGAGAGGTGCTCCGTATGATTTCAGGAGAGCTCCAA ATGAAAATGGAGAGTTCTTTGTCAAGTTAAAAACTCTGGTAGAAGAAACATATACAATGAATAACAAGTCAGCTGTCACCCTTCTGGTGCACAGTATGGGAGGTTCCATGGGCCTACACTTCCTGAGGCTGCAGACACAGTCATGGAAGGATCAGTACATCCGGCGGATGATCTCTCTGTCCACCCCCTGGGGGGGAGCTGTGAAGGCGCTCAAGGTATTTGCTATAG GCGACGACCTCGGCTCCCTGATGCTGAGTCAGAGCACGATGCGTGCAGAGCAGATCACGTGTCCCTCTCTGGCGTGGTTGCTGCCCTCGCCCAACTTCTGGAAGCCGTCCGAGGTGCTCGTCCAGACAGACAAGTTCAACTACACCCTCAATGACCTCGAGAAACTGTTCAA TGATTTGGACGTGCCAAACGCTTGGGAGATGCGCAAAGACACGGAGAAGTACTCGCGCGACTTCACAGCGCCCGGCGTCGAGCTGCACTGTGTGTATGGCTACAACATCTCCACGGTTGAGAG GCTAGTGTACAAGCCGGGCACGTGGCTGGACGGCTCGCCGACGCTGCAGTCGGGCGACGGCGACGGCACCGTCAACCTACGCTCGCTCAGCGCTTGCGAGCGCTGGGGCAAGCGACGCCGCGGCGTCTCGCTCAACAAGCGCCCGATCAAAAGCGTACCACTCGCGGGCGCCGAGCACATCAAGATCCTCCACGACCCGCGCGTCACAGACTATATCACCACCGTCATGAAGAACGATTAG